The Nitrospirota bacterium DNA window TCACCTTGCAAGGAGTGCTAACCATTGACAGTATCTTCAATTTTCTGTTATTTTTACCCATGATTTGGCATAAAAGAGCGCTTTTTGTTTTTGTCGCCATAGTGTCGGCTACTCTTATTGCCGGCAACAAAAGCGCAAATGCCTTTGACTTTAAAGGGCTTCAGCCGGTTCAGCCAAACGGAATATTTTCCACTTTCTCAGCGTCAATAAATGAGCAAGGCTCAGCCGCATTAGGGGTTGAACTGGAGCAGTCCGTAGATCCCACGTTTTATAGAATTACCAGTTCTTTGTCATATTCACTGGCAAACACAGTGGAGTTTGACGCCACAGTGCCTTTTAGTATGAAAACTAATGAATACGGTTTTGAAGACGCATCTATTGGCTTAAAAACGCTTCTGTTTGAGGAGAAGGAACTGCGGCCTGCTATTGCTATACTTGGGATTATCTCAGCGCCCTCAGGCCAAAATGAGATAACCACAAATGGCAGATATGGCGGAGGGCTTATTTTATCTAAGAAAGTGGGGCCATTCAGAACACACCTGAATGCCCTCTACTACGTGCCATTTAAGGAGGACCTCAGAAATGAGATAGATATCCTGCTTGGCTCTGATTATCCAATTGCCCACAATCTGAACCTGCTTACGGAGCTATATCTTAAGAAAAGCTATTATGTTAACAGTTTTGATTATTTTGAGGGCCGTATCGGCTACAGGTTCAGACCTCTGGATTTTTTGTACACAACATTAGGGGTAGGGTATGATTTTATGAGAAGCAGGCCGGATGTCAGGATCTTTTTGAATTTCACTGTTGTGTATCCGCACAAAGAGCCGGTCTATAACAGAATATACGAAGAGGAGCAATAATGTTCGATCTTGGTATACAGGAAATACTTGTCATTTTTGTGGTGTCACTGCTTTTGTTTGGTCCTAAAAATATGCCGGAGGTAGCAAAAAACATCGGCAAATTTATTAGATATTTCAGAAAAATGTTCGATCAGATAAAGGAACAGATAAATGATGAGATACAAGAAGACACGACGCCTTTAAAAGAGGAATTTGATAAGATAAATAAAGACTTTCTAAAATCCGTGCAAGAGTTTCACTCTGAGCACAAACCCTTTGAGTATCCATCTGTTGATAGCATCATTAAAAAACCTGAAGCTACACCACCAACCTCTCACCTTGACACAACAAACCCGGAATCTTCAGACACTACAGCTAAACCACATCAGGATACACATTCTGAAACAAAAACTGAAAACAAATGAGGAACTCGTGACAGATCAACCGCAACAGCCTGAACCGCTGCCGGAACAACAACACAAAAAGATGTCTTTCGTTGACCACCTTGGTGAATTACGAATGAGGTTAATAATTTCATCTGTAACAGTACTGGTAATTTTCATTGTAGTCTTTAACTACTCTGAGTTTCTGTTTAAAATGCTTGTGCTGCCCATGGAACAGAGTTTGGTTTTTAAAATGCATATGCCATTTATATTTTTTGAACCTAAGACTACACAGGCTGTAAAGCTGGTTTTTTTGGAGCCAGCGGAGGCTTTCTGGATGCACATAAAGCTTTCCATGCTGGCCTCGATAGTGTTAGCTTTGCCGGTTTTATTCTCTCAGTTGTGGCTTTTTATCTCTCCCGGGCTTTTGCCTAAGGAGAAAAAATATGTGCTGCCGTTTATTTTTTCTGCAACAGTTCTCTTTTTATGTGGGGCATTTTTTTGTTTTATTATAGTGCTTCCGTTTGCACTGGGGTTTTTGCTTACCTATAAGACCGAGCATATGACGCCGATGATTTCAGTTGGCAACTATGTGGATTTTACGATGAAGTTTATTCTTGCCTTTGGCATAATATTTGAGATGCCCATAATTATAATAATTTTAACAAAAATGGGTGTGGTTACACCAGGATTTCTTAAAAAGTACAGAAGACATGCCATAGTGTTGGCTTTTATAATAGCCGGTGTTGTTACTCCCACCCCTGATGCCTTTAACCAGACTCTTATGGCAGTGCCTATGATAGTGCTTTATGAGGTAGGGATTTTTGTGTCGCAGTTTTTTATAAAAAAGCCGGATGAAAATGTTACACAAGATGTAGTTAAAAGTGAAACGAAAACAGAGGGCGAAAAGTGAAACGATTATTTGTGGGGTACCCCTCTGTATTATACTTTTCTCTGAAGCTGTCCATCCATAATATCAATAAGGGTGCTCACGCAACTGCCATAGCTTTCATAATCAGCCATACAAGTGCCTGTCATCTCTGCCGGTATCAAACACTTTTCTATTAATCCGGTGTGTCCCTCCGTGGGTTTTGCCCCAAGGACTTTCCAGTGCTCCTCTGTTTGAAAGCTTTTTTGCTTTAACTCATCAGCTATGTGAGCAAGCAGCGCCTTAAAAAATGGATGCGAGCTGTCATGCAGCCCCAGTGATTCGGCATAGTCGCTGCAACGTTTTGTAGATTCCCCAACGTACTTGTATATGATTCTGGATATTAATTCAACAATCAGGTACTCTGAGTTATTGAGGTCGCGCAGCAGGGCTTCTGAGTCTTCAGACTTAGAAAACCGCTCTTTGATTTCACCCCTGACCTGCCCAAGGGAGGCATTTACTATCAGGCCGGCTAACTTAAAATATGACACTGTACGGAGATTATCCCGTATTAGCCGCACTCGGTGCTTTTCTTGCTTAAGGTGTTCACGCCGTTCGGTCAGTCTTATTCCAAAGATGTACAGTATATGTTCTTTGGTGCGTTCGTTTTGAGGCAAATCAAGGGACTGAAGCAATGTGTTAAAACTGGCATCATTTTTACACCTTTCCAAAGCCTTCATGACACTTTCGTAATTAGCCATAAAGTCGCCCTCTTCTATCTGTCTCTTTAGTTTATCACTGCGCTGACGCACGGTAATCATTTTTTTTACAGCATTATTGCGTGCATCCCGTATAACCTTTATTAACTTGTACGCCTTATCAGTTTCCATCTTAGCGTGTTGGGAGCTTTTAGAAAGCCCCTCAAGGATGATACTTTCGATATTTTCCGTCTCTTCAACGTTGTATATTGCCGGGTTGCAGTGGTGGAGGATTTCGGCCACGGTCTTCCATGCAAAAGCTGTATTGGAAGCGTACTCGGTGTTTAAAAAATCCCGCATGTAAAACTGAAAATACAGCGCCCCTATATCACCAAGATTTTCCGGAGTGAGCACGTACTTCTTTATGGTTTCACTTATGGCCTCAACTATAGGCTCCTCATACATTCTCGGATGGCTTCTCAGGTGCTCCCTTTTGTCTCTGTGAAATATAGGGCGCCCCTTAGTCCGGCATTCGCCGCCGGTTTTCTGAATTACAAACCTTTCATCTCCCTCCCCGATTATTTCAAACCGTGCATTAGCCTCACGCAAAAGGCCAATTGGCCCAAATATTCGTTCAAACCGTTTTAAATCCGTTACGGCAGTATATACTCCTATTGGTGAGATGTAAACGGCTTGTTTTAACGCTCCTTCATGTTCCTTTATCTCAATTATGGTGGCACGCGGACAGAGCCCGGGCAGGAGTAAAATCTTCTTTTTCCGTGCAAATCCAAAACACCTTACAAAGTACCTGAGGTAATTGCGCGTAGTGCCAACTATGTCCTTGCTGCCGTCTGTCCCATAAGAGTAGAGTATGCTGTCAGGAGTTGGTTCAAAAGTAATCCCTTGCCGTGACATTTCAGTAAGCATATCGGAAATGCCGATTAAATCATCCAGTTTCTGTAGTATTTCGCTCTCTGTGCTGGCATCCCCTGATATTTGCACACATGCCTCTGTCAGGTAGTAGATTTTTTCCCACTGGCTGTTCAGGCTTTCCTCGGCTATTTTCATAATCGGTTTGCCGTACATTGACCACACCTGCGGGTCGGCTATAAAGCTAAACGCTGGAACTACACTTTCTGTTCCGCTAAAGTTAAAGTAATCTATTACTTCAAAGTGTATGGAAAGCTCATTCGGAACTCCGTTAACTATGGCCTCACGGATTTTTTCTACGATGCCTCTGTCTATTAATTTTTTCATAATAGCGCAGGCAAATATCTCTGAGGCAGGGGATATTGCAACCTTATTTGCGTGCCTGTGCCAGTACCTCAGGCGCACTCTGATATCTTTCATAAAATGGCAAAATTCCATAGCCCGTTGTCTTTCAGAGAGTGACTTTTTTGGCCCCTTATCACTAAGAAGCACACTGTATTTTTCAAAAAGAAACAACACACGGCGCTTTTGCATATCCTCAAGGAAATCATCAAAGCTATACTCATCA harbors:
- the tatC gene encoding twin-arginine translocase subunit TatC → MSFVDHLGELRMRLIISSVTVLVIFIVVFNYSEFLFKMLVLPMEQSLVFKMHMPFIFFEPKTTQAVKLVFLEPAEAFWMHIKLSMLASIVLALPVLFSQLWLFISPGLLPKEKKYVLPFIFSATVLFLCGAFFCFIIVLPFALGFLLTYKTEHMTPMISVGNYVDFTMKFILAFGIIFEMPIIIIILTKMGVVTPGFLKKYRRHAIVLAFIIAGVVTPTPDAFNQTLMAVPMIVLYEVGIFVSQFFIKKPDENVTQDVVKSETKTEGEK
- the tatB gene encoding twin-arginine translocase subunit TatB — encoded protein: MFDLGIQEILVIFVVSLLLFGPKNMPEVAKNIGKFIRYFRKMFDQIKEQINDEIQEDTTPLKEEFDKINKDFLKSVQEFHSEHKPFEYPSVDSIIKKPEATPPTSHLDTTNPESSDTTAKPHQDTHSETKTENK